From Mucilaginibacter rubeus, a single genomic window includes:
- a CDS encoding DUF1345 domain-containing protein, which produces MTRSKKLNINRLDAHHKLYVALTLAAICWIVTRGELAASTQFMVVWLTYALISLTLSALTIFNVHPAVIHQDAHAQDSSKTLVFLFAIFASVASLFAIVLLLRSGSGSDARQLTLHVLLSLACVVASWVLVHTIFTFRYAHYYYCDIEDGQDSKTYKPGGLAFPNEPKPDYLDFAYFSFVIGMTFQVSDVQITSRRIRRLALLHGLLAFSFNTIIVALSINVIAGLVQK; this is translated from the coding sequence ATGACAAGATCAAAAAAACTAAATATCAACCGGCTTGACGCCCACCATAAATTATACGTTGCACTAACGCTGGCGGCCATTTGCTGGATCGTGACAAGAGGCGAATTAGCTGCATCTACCCAGTTTATGGTGGTCTGGCTAACCTATGCGCTAATTTCATTAACACTTTCAGCGCTAACGATCTTCAACGTACACCCCGCTGTCATACATCAGGATGCCCACGCCCAGGATTCGAGCAAGACGCTGGTTTTCCTGTTCGCCATATTCGCTTCAGTAGCCAGCTTATTCGCCATCGTTCTTTTGCTTCGTAGCGGCTCGGGTAGCGATGCACGGCAGTTAACACTTCATGTGTTGTTGTCCCTGGCTTGTGTGGTCGCCTCCTGGGTATTGGTTCATACTATTTTTACTTTCCGCTATGCCCATTATTATTACTGTGATATAGAGGATGGCCAGGATTCTAAAACCTATAAACCTGGCGGCTTAGCCTTTCCGAACGAACCCAAACCTGACTACCTGGATTTTGCCTATTTCTCATTTGTTATCGGGATGACCTTTCAGGTTTCAGATGTACAGATCACATCCCGGAGAATCCGAAGGCTGGCTTTGCTTCACGGGCTGCTTGCATTTTCTTTTAACACCATTATCGTAGCCTTGAGCATCAATGTGATCGCAGGGCTGGTTCAAAAATAA